A genomic stretch from Photobacterium atrarenae includes:
- a CDS encoding DMT family transporter, with protein sequence MSNHISSNLFIFLTIAVIAGALVPFQAGSNAFLGKALGHPLWATVVSLVVSLAIVLSVIVTMKVQPMNLTGIGNIPWWAWFGGVAGVIYITAALVLTPKLGATTFIVCVITGQVMVSLLIDHFGLLGLPVKEVNLGRIIGITLIISGMIMVQYFTSGKTTIAVGSKEQPTTSVVVNK encoded by the coding sequence ATGTCTAATCACATTTCCTCGAATCTGTTTATATTTCTGACTATTGCAGTCATTGCCGGTGCGCTCGTGCCATTCCAGGCTGGAAGTAATGCCTTCTTGGGGAAAGCGCTGGGTCATCCTTTGTGGGCAACCGTCGTTTCATTGGTGGTCAGCTTAGCGATTGTGTTATCGGTGATCGTTACGATGAAAGTACAACCGATGAATCTCACAGGTATCGGAAACATCCCTTGGTGGGCCTGGTTTGGCGGTGTTGCTGGTGTGATTTATATCACTGCGGCTTTGGTGCTTACGCCGAAACTTGGTGCCACCACGTTCATTGTTTGTGTGATCACCGGGCAGGTCATGGTTTCACTTTTGATTGATCATTTTGGCTTGCTGGGATTGCCGGTGAAGGAAGTGAATTTGGGCAGGATCATCGGGATTACCTTGATCATATCCGGAATGATCATGGTTCAGTATTTTACATCCGGGAAAACAACGATTGCCGTCGGCAGCAAAGAACAGCCAACCACTTCTGTTGTGGTCAATAAATAG
- a CDS encoding Na+/H+ antiporter NhaC family protein yields MQDYGIWTVITPLVTITLAVLTRQVILSLLAGAVVGYTVMAGFNPVTGVQHTLDKVIEVFASAGNTRTILFCFMVGGIIRLVQVTGGTQGMVHWLTEKAHVINNRYAVQLLAMLTTMFIFIESSISLMSAGTVTRDLAGRYNISREKMAYIIQSSCVASCSSIIMNGWGAAMMAIIGVQISQGYLEGEPFNILLHAMPYNLMAWFSIASVLFYIFSQASWGPMKVADQRAAGGKALRDGAFPIAGDDEVQTLQTKQHGHPLHFIIPLLTTVVMVPVGLYITGDGDIAHGSGSTAVFWAVMAGTAVSFVYFIARRVLTVDQFFTHLLAGYSSMMPLGAIMTLAFLMGNLSAEMHTGQYITQSIEGVIPAGFSASFVFLIAALMSLATGTSWGTFAIMIPIGVQIGVATGIDPHLMIGAAISGAIFGDMTSPISDTGIVSSMATGNDHIDHIRTQFPYVLLTGAAAAISFALLGWLPLI; encoded by the coding sequence ATGCAAGACTACGGAATCTGGACTGTGATCACCCCACTGGTCACCATTACCCTGGCGGTGCTTACTCGCCAGGTCATTCTGTCGCTGCTGGCCGGCGCTGTGGTGGGTTATACCGTGATGGCTGGTTTTAATCCGGTGACTGGGGTGCAGCACACCCTGGACAAAGTGATTGAGGTCTTTGCCTCTGCCGGCAATACCCGCACTATTCTGTTCTGCTTTATGGTGGGCGGTATTATTCGCCTGGTGCAGGTCACCGGTGGTACTCAGGGCATGGTGCACTGGCTGACGGAAAAAGCGCATGTGATTAACAACCGCTACGCCGTCCAGCTGCTGGCGATGTTGACCACTATGTTCATCTTTATCGAGAGCTCGATCTCGCTGATGTCCGCCGGGACGGTCACCCGGGATCTTGCCGGCCGGTACAATATTTCGCGGGAGAAGATGGCCTACATCATTCAGTCCTCCTGCGTGGCGAGCTGTTCCAGCATCATCATGAATGGCTGGGGCGCGGCGATGATGGCGATCATCGGCGTGCAGATCAGTCAGGGCTATCTGGAAGGGGAACCCTTCAATATCCTGCTCCACGCGATGCCGTATAACCTGATGGCCTGGTTCTCCATTGCCAGCGTGTTGTTTTACATCTTCAGCCAGGCATCCTGGGGGCCGATGAAAGTGGCCGATCAACGGGCCGCCGGTGGTAAAGCACTGAGAGACGGTGCATTTCCGATTGCAGGCGATGATGAAGTCCAGACGCTGCAAACGAAGCAACACGGTCATCCGCTGCACTTTATCATTCCGTTGCTGACAACGGTTGTGATGGTACCGGTGGGACTATATATCACCGGTGACGGCGATATTGCCCACGGCTCGGGCTCAACCGCGGTCTTCTGGGCGGTCATGGCGGGAACGGCGGTTTCTTTCGTCTATTTCATTGCGCGCAGGGTGCTCACAGTCGATCAGTTCTTCACCCATCTGTTGGCGGGCTATTCATCGATGATGCCACTGGGTGCCATCATGACCTTGGCGTTCCTGATGGGGAACCTGTCGGCAGAAATGCATACCGGGCAGTACATTACTCAGAGCATTGAAGGCGTGATCCCGGCCGGATTCTCGGCAAGTTTCGTCTTTCTGATTGCAGCCCTGATGTCGCTGGCTACCGGCACTTCTTGGGGCACCTTCGCCATTATGATCCCGATTGGGGTGCAAATCGGCGTGGCAACCGGGATCGATCCTCATCTGATGATCGGTGCGGCGATTTCCGGCGCTATTTTCGGAGACATGACGTCGCCCATCAGTGACACCGGGATCGTCTCATCAATGGCAACTGGTAATGATCACATCGATCATATCCGGACCCAGTTCCCTTATGTGCTGTTGACCGGCGCAGCGGCGGCGATCAGCTTTGCCTTGCTGGGCTGGCTGCCTTTGATATAA
- a CDS encoding trans-sulfuration enzyme family protein translates to MKSKNISTLAVHGGQQQDAGHNALFPPIYTASSFIQPNLDEGGDFAYSRVSNPTRHAYETALAALEQGCYATATASGMAATALAVELLPHGSHIIAMKGVYGGTYRLFERLRKQNNQLSVDYIDLNDLDLVAQHIRPETKMIWIETPTNPLLELVDIASVCHLAKQHNLLTCVDNTFASAWNQTPLTLGADIVMLSTSKYIGGHSDLIGGALITNRDDLAKELDFIKTTVGAIASPFDAYLALRGMKTLALRMERQCSNALEVARFLESHPSVAEVHYPGLESHPQHALCQKQMRSGGAVVTVRLKGDLETAKQFIGKLQYFVLAESLGGVESMLNHSASMSHGSMTPEERAAIGVYDTTLRLSVGIEDIQDLLADLEAALR, encoded by the coding sequence TCCACCGATTTATACGGCCAGCAGTTTTATTCAGCCGAACCTTGACGAAGGGGGAGACTTCGCTTACTCCCGCGTCAGTAATCCGACTCGCCACGCTTACGAAACGGCCCTGGCAGCACTGGAGCAGGGCTGTTACGCCACCGCAACGGCATCCGGGATGGCTGCCACGGCGCTGGCGGTTGAGCTGCTGCCGCACGGCTCGCATATTATTGCGATGAAAGGGGTGTACGGCGGTACTTACCGTCTGTTTGAGCGCTTGCGGAAACAAAATAACCAGCTGAGTGTCGATTATATCGACCTCAATGATCTGGATCTGGTTGCGCAGCATATCCGCCCGGAAACCAAAATGATCTGGATTGAAACCCCGACCAACCCATTGCTGGAGCTGGTTGATATTGCGTCGGTGTGCCACCTGGCAAAACAACACAACCTGTTGACTTGCGTTGATAATACTTTCGCCAGTGCCTGGAACCAGACGCCACTGACATTGGGGGCGGATATCGTGATGCTATCGACCAGCAAATACATTGGCGGCCACTCGGATCTGATTGGCGGGGCACTGATCACCAACCGGGATGATCTGGCGAAAGAGCTGGATTTCATTAAAACCACCGTTGGCGCGATTGCTTCGCCGTTCGATGCCTATCTGGCGCTACGCGGGATGAAAACTCTGGCCCTGCGCATGGAGCGCCAATGCAGTAACGCGCTGGAAGTGGCCCGTTTTCTTGAATCTCACCCGAGCGTAGCCGAAGTGCATTACCCAGGACTGGAAAGCCACCCCCAGCATGCGCTGTGCCAAAAACAGATGCGCAGCGGTGGCGCTGTCGTGACCGTGCGCCTGAAAGGCGATCTGGAAACGGCCAAGCAGTTTATCGGCAAGTTGCAGTATTTCGTCCTGGCCGAGTCTCTGGGCGGGGTCGAGAGTATGCTGAACCATTCTGCGTCCATGTCCCATGGCTCGATGACACCTGAAGAGCGTGCCGCGATTGGTGTGTATGACACCACACTGCGACTGTCGGTCGGGATTGAAGACATTCAGGATCTGCTCGCTGATCTTGAAGCCGCACTACGCTAA